A region of Rhizorhabdus wittichii RW1 DNA encodes the following proteins:
- a CDS encoding putative phage repressor (PFAM: peptidase S24, S26A and S26B) → MAKKPEDRMAILARIDQLIAERGTTEFAVSTAVGRKDLIRDLRRKGTIGPDGIRLLADYFGVSVDWLRYEEGPVSVPTTPGPPHKEAYPDFQRHYERPQDEPPTVPVWGSGLGATVEVDADGVLVSVETLLIFPNEAVDQLRRPFRLIGRPGIYAFYFEGDSMEPKYSPGEPAFVDGNKPPVVMDYVLVQLRRPEGDDETIHTVLAKRLVKRTAAYVELEQFNPPMRFKVPREQIARMHKILQSSDIYSV, encoded by the coding sequence ATGGCAAAGAAGCCCGAAGATCGGATGGCGATACTCGCCCGGATTGATCAGTTGATCGCTGAGCGAGGCACCACCGAATTTGCCGTGTCCACCGCTGTCGGCAGGAAGGACTTGATCCGCGACCTGCGCCGCAAGGGGACGATCGGGCCGGACGGGATCAGGCTGCTGGCCGACTATTTCGGCGTGTCCGTGGACTGGCTGCGATACGAGGAGGGGCCGGTTTCGGTGCCGACAACACCAGGCCCTCCACACAAGGAAGCCTATCCCGATTTTCAGAGGCATTATGAGCGGCCACAGGACGAGCCGCCGACTGTACCGGTATGGGGGTCTGGATTGGGGGCGACTGTTGAGGTGGATGCCGATGGCGTCCTGGTGTCTGTGGAAACGCTGCTGATCTTCCCGAATGAGGCTGTCGATCAACTCCGCCGCCCTTTTCGCCTGATCGGCCGGCCGGGCATCTATGCCTTCTATTTCGAGGGCGACAGCATGGAGCCCAAATATTCTCCCGGAGAGCCCGCCTTCGTCGACGGGAACAAGCCGCCGGTCGTGATGGATTATGTGCTAGTCCAGCTCCGCAGGCCGGAAGGGGATGACGAAACAATCCATACGGTTCTGGCAAAGCGCTTGGTGAAGAGAACCGCTGCCTATGTCGAGCTGGAGCAGTTCAATCCGCCAATGCGCTTCAAGGTGCCTCGTGAACAGATTGCCCGCATGCACAAAATCTTGCAGTCGAGCGACATCTATTCGGTCTGA